In a single window of the Ferviditalea candida genome:
- a CDS encoding ComEC/Rec2 family competence protein, with protein MNRPAAGTVTAFVIGMMLYYNPQKPVIAGILLLFAVYLWRGRGDRRRAGLIAAASAGMLLFGAVYAYVNDTLNRTQLSLIVPEPFGEVRANCTGTVDTPVEVDGDRAFFVFRGTCAIEEAVGGNQQKQQNPQNHRKQSAISEKIRITVRLISMEEQTEVRQWERGDNIRFRGALSRPEPAGNFGGFDYRRYLYLQHIHWQASVKGLEGVALQKPDSWNRYSLQRMVDRWRVSLNGRLIGLYPESSAGLMESLLIGYREDLDPEQFRSFSNLGLTHLLAISGLHVGVVLGAILGLLKWMRITKETRLLIGILIIPVFIVLTGASPSVTRAGIMAAIALYAVRRNLLKDGLNVLSIAALLMLLWNPYFLFDISFQLSFIVTVGLIVGMPKLFAVLPIPGRKLKGLLTVTLVAQVVSFPLTIYYFNQFSLLSLIANLLIVPLYSLVVLPLGYVSLLADGIHHGSALVLGRGTEMIIRFSFRVIDGLNGLRAFRMIWPSPSFEWVILYYAVSGWLLFRLAGKHSSSPTEEAAE; from the coding sequence TTGAACCGTCCCGCGGCCGGCACTGTAACGGCTTTTGTTATCGGCATGATGCTTTACTATAATCCGCAGAAGCCCGTCATCGCCGGGATCCTGCTGCTGTTTGCCGTCTACCTGTGGCGGGGGCGCGGCGATCGACGGCGAGCGGGTCTGATTGCGGCCGCGTCGGCGGGGATGCTGCTGTTCGGAGCGGTCTACGCTTACGTGAACGACACGCTCAATCGGACGCAGCTGTCTTTGATCGTTCCGGAGCCGTTCGGGGAAGTGCGGGCTAACTGCACAGGAACGGTTGACACGCCGGTTGAAGTGGACGGGGACCGGGCATTCTTCGTTTTCCGCGGAACATGCGCTATTGAGGAAGCCGTCGGGGGAAATCAGCAGAAACAGCAAAATCCGCAGAATCATCGGAAGCAGTCGGCCATTTCGGAAAAAATCCGCATCACCGTCAGGCTGATTTCGATGGAAGAGCAAACCGAGGTCCGGCAGTGGGAAAGGGGGGACAACATCCGCTTTCGCGGAGCTCTGTCAAGACCTGAGCCGGCCGGCAATTTCGGCGGTTTCGATTACCGCAGGTATTTGTATTTGCAGCATATTCATTGGCAGGCTTCAGTGAAGGGTTTGGAGGGGGTCGCGTTGCAAAAACCCGATTCATGGAACCGTTACAGCTTGCAGCGAATGGTTGACCGCTGGAGAGTATCTTTGAATGGCCGGCTCATCGGCTTATACCCAGAGTCTTCCGCCGGTCTGATGGAAAGCCTGCTGATCGGATACAGGGAAGATCTTGACCCCGAGCAGTTCCGAAGCTTCTCCAATCTGGGGCTGACGCATTTGCTGGCCATCTCGGGTCTGCATGTCGGTGTCGTGCTAGGCGCTATTCTTGGCCTGCTCAAATGGATGCGGATCACCAAAGAGACCCGGCTGCTGATCGGCATTCTGATCATTCCGGTATTTATCGTGCTGACGGGGGCTTCCCCTTCCGTAACCCGAGCGGGCATCATGGCGGCGATCGCGCTGTATGCCGTCCGCCGGAATCTGCTGAAGGACGGACTGAATGTATTAAGCATCGCCGCGCTGTTGATGCTGCTGTGGAATCCTTACTTTCTGTTCGATATCAGCTTCCAGCTGTCTTTTATCGTGACGGTCGGATTGATCGTCGGGATGCCCAAGCTGTTTGCCGTTCTCCCGATACCGGGACGGAAGCTCAAGGGCTTGCTGACCGTGACGCTGGTCGCGCAAGTTGTTTCTTTTCCGCTGACCATCTATTATTTCAATCAATTTTCACTGCTTTCCCTGATTGCCAATCTGCTGATCGTTCCACTGTACAGCTTGGTTGTGCTGCCGTTGGGTTACGTTTCGCTGCTGGCGGACGGCATCCACCACGGTTCGGCGCTTGTTCTGGGCCGGGGAACGGAGATGATCATCCGGTTCAGCTTCCGGGTGATCGACGGACTGAACGGCTTGCGTGCGTTTCGGATGATTTGGCCTTCGCCTTCTTTTGAATGGGTGATTCTCTACTATGCGGTATCAGGGTGGCTGCTGTTCCGCTTGGCCGGCAAGCACAGTTCATCACCAACGGAGGAGGCGGCGGAATGA
- the pobA gene encoding 4-hydroxybenzoate 3-monooxygenase, translating into MRTQVGIIGAGPAGLMLSHLLHLQGIESVIIEKRTREEIEGTIKAGVLEQGVVDLMKETGVGERLMREGQFHKGIELRFNGKGHRIDMHELTGGKYVTVYAQHEVIKDLVEARLKAGGEIIFNVGDVSLHDLDTNSPKIRYRKDKNGDLQEIDCDFIVGADGFHGPSRPSIPASVRKEYQKIYPFGWLGILAEAPQSSAELIYANHERGFALVSTRTPEIQRLYLQVDLNDTIANWSDDRIWSELHARLETHDGFKLIEGTIFEKDIVWPRSYICDPMQYGRLFIAGDAAHTVPPTGAKGLNLAVADVQVLSRGLDAFYKSGKTDLLERYTETCLRRVWNSERFSWYMTSMLHRFHDTTPFEQQMQLAELNYVTSSRAAATSLSENYVGLPMEW; encoded by the coding sequence ATGCGTACACAAGTTGGAATTATCGGGGCCGGACCGGCAGGATTGATGCTATCCCACCTTCTGCATCTTCAGGGAATCGAGTCCGTCATCATCGAAAAACGCACTCGGGAAGAAATCGAAGGAACGATCAAAGCCGGCGTGCTTGAGCAGGGTGTAGTGGATCTCATGAAGGAAACGGGAGTTGGCGAGCGGCTGATGCGGGAAGGACAATTCCACAAAGGGATTGAACTGCGCTTTAACGGCAAAGGCCACCGAATCGACATGCATGAGCTGACCGGCGGAAAATATGTTACGGTTTACGCCCAGCATGAAGTGATCAAGGATCTTGTTGAAGCCCGGCTCAAAGCGGGCGGGGAAATCATTTTCAATGTCGGCGACGTAAGTCTGCACGATCTGGACACAAACTCGCCGAAGATCCGTTACCGCAAGGACAAAAATGGCGATCTTCAGGAAATCGACTGCGACTTTATCGTCGGCGCCGACGGCTTCCACGGTCCAAGCCGGCCTTCCATTCCGGCAAGCGTCCGCAAAGAATATCAGAAAATTTACCCGTTCGGCTGGCTCGGCATCCTCGCCGAAGCGCCGCAATCCTCCGCCGAGCTGATCTACGCCAACCATGAGCGCGGCTTCGCGCTGGTCAGCACGCGTACACCGGAGATTCAGCGCCTCTACCTTCAGGTTGATCTTAACGATACAATCGCCAACTGGTCCGATGATCGGATCTGGTCTGAACTGCATGCACGCCTTGAAACGCACGACGGCTTCAAGCTGATCGAAGGAACAATATTTGAAAAGGACATCGTCTGGCCGCGCAGCTATATCTGCGATCCGATGCAGTACGGCAGACTTTTCATTGCCGGCGACGCTGCCCACACGGTTCCGCCGACCGGAGCCAAGGGACTGAATCTGGCCGTTGCCGATGTCCAGGTTCTGTCGCGCGGACTGGATGCCTTCTACAAATCGGGAAAAACCGACCTGCTAGAGCGCTATACGGAGACGTGTCTGCGCCGCGTCTGGAATTCGGAACGCTTCTCCTGGTATATGACGTCGATGCTTCACCGTTTCCATGACACTACCCCGTTTGAGCAGCAAATGCAGCTTGCCGAGCTGAATTACGTGACCTCCTCGCGGGCGGCGGCAACCAGTCTCTCCGAGAATTACGTCGGATTGCCCATGGAGTGGTGA
- a CDS encoding ComEC/Rec2 family competence protein, whose amino-acid sequence MMRSERPWMGSEFPRMGSVRSGMRSKFSRSNHAGSKALTLFLAVCLFILLTVAYRPDVFNRQGEVDFLNVGQGDGILIRTPSHRVLLVDGGGTLSFGKKEEWMRRKDPYEVGRKLLVPLLKQRGIQKLDALIVSHADADHIGGLQAVLEEIPVKRMLFNGTLKQSANAKKLFQLALDRHIPLYPIHAGMKLQVDGFTELNFLYPVAEEKQATTNSSVLHTENQQNAYCVVFWMRMYHSTFLFTGDMDQAAEAEIVQADPLAEIMQKETAAGGNDGGNRSTAASNGSSSRTRVDVLKVAHHGSKTSTSEAWLDYWRPLTAVISVGRNNVYGHPNPQVLERLQAEASAVYRTDLDGEVQFRVAPNGLRVRKKLHRVSDAAIQKDS is encoded by the coding sequence ATGATGCGTTCGGAGCGCCCGTGGATGGGTTCAGAATTTCCAAGGATGGGTTCAGTGCGCTCAGGGATGCGTTCCAAGTTCAGTCGTTCCAATCACGCTGGAAGCAAAGCTCTGACTCTTTTTCTTGCTGTTTGTCTCTTCATCCTCCTAACAGTTGCTTATCGGCCCGATGTTTTCAATCGGCAGGGGGAGGTCGATTTTCTCAATGTTGGACAAGGGGACGGCATCTTGATCCGCACGCCGTCGCATCGGGTGCTGCTCGTTGACGGGGGAGGAACCCTGTCTTTCGGTAAAAAGGAGGAATGGATGCGCAGAAAGGATCCTTACGAGGTTGGACGCAAGCTGCTGGTGCCGCTGTTGAAGCAGCGCGGTATCCAGAAGCTTGATGCTCTGATCGTCTCGCATGCAGATGCCGACCATATTGGCGGACTTCAAGCTGTACTGGAAGAGATCCCGGTAAAACGAATGTTGTTCAACGGCACGCTCAAGCAAAGCGCGAACGCCAAAAAACTGTTTCAACTGGCGCTGGACCGACATATTCCGCTCTATCCGATTCATGCCGGAATGAAGCTTCAGGTGGACGGTTTCACCGAACTAAACTTTTTATATCCTGTGGCGGAGGAGAAACAAGCGACAACGAACTCATCCGTTCTCCATACGGAGAATCAGCAGAACGCGTATTGCGTTGTTTTTTGGATGAGGATGTACCATTCGACTTTTTTATTTACTGGGGATATGGATCAGGCAGCGGAAGCGGAAATCGTGCAGGCGGACCCGTTGGCTGAAATTATGCAAAAAGAGACAGCGGCGGGCGGCAACGATGGCGGCAATAGGAGTACAGCAGCAAGCAACGGTAGTAGTAGTCGAACGAGAGTCGACGTCCTCAAAGTGGCGCATCACGGCAGCAAGACCTCGACCTCGGAGGCATGGCTGGATTATTGGAGGCCGCTGACGGCGGTCATCTCGGTGGGCAGGAACAACGTCTACGGACACCCCAATCCACAGGTGCTGGAGCGGCTGCAAGCCGAGGCTTCGGCCGTCTATCGGACGGATCTGGACGGGGAGGTTCAGTTCCGTGTCGCTCCAAACGGACTACGGGTCAGAAAG
- a CDS encoding homocysteine synthase, with product MSEERQYSLETLAVHAGQEIDPTTMSRAVPIYQTTSYGFRDTDHAANLFALKEFGNIYTRIMNPTTDVFEKRIAALEGGAAALATASGQAAITTAILNIAGAGDEIVTSSRLYGGTYNLFAITLPKLGIKVHFVDPSDPDNFRRAITPNTKAVYAETIGNPNGDILDIETVAKIAHDNGIPLIVDNTFPTPYLLRPIEFGADIVVHSATKFIGGHGTSIGGVIVDGGKFDWKASGKFPGLTEPDPSYHGVVYTDAVGPIAYIIKARVQLLRDLGMALSPFNAFLLLQGLETLHLRMERHSFNALEVAKFLERHEAVEWVSYPGLESHHDHALAKKYLPKGQGAILTFGIKGGVDAGRKVINSVKLFSHLANVGDSKSLIIHPASTTHQQLTDQEQQTAGVSPGMIRLSIGTEAIGDIIHDLDQAIKASQQ from the coding sequence ATGTCAGAAGAAAGACAATATTCGCTTGAAACACTGGCGGTCCATGCCGGACAGGAAATCGATCCGACCACAATGTCGAGAGCGGTGCCGATTTACCAGACAACCTCGTACGGGTTCCGCGATACGGACCATGCGGCAAACCTGTTTGCTTTAAAGGAATTCGGAAACATCTACACCCGGATCATGAATCCGACGACCGATGTGTTTGAGAAACGGATTGCCGCGCTCGAAGGCGGAGCCGCCGCGCTGGCCACGGCTTCCGGACAAGCCGCGATAACAACCGCGATCCTGAATATCGCAGGGGCCGGAGATGAAATCGTCACCTCCTCCAGATTGTACGGCGGAACCTACAATCTGTTCGCCATCACGCTGCCGAAGCTCGGCATCAAGGTTCATTTCGTCGATCCCTCCGATCCGGACAACTTTCGGCGGGCCATTACGCCGAACACCAAAGCGGTCTATGCGGAAACGATCGGCAATCCGAACGGTGACATTCTCGACATTGAGACAGTTGCGAAGATTGCTCATGACAACGGTATTCCGTTGATTGTGGACAATACCTTCCCGACTCCGTATCTGCTTCGTCCGATCGAATTCGGCGCGGACATTGTCGTCCATTCCGCTACCAAGTTCATTGGCGGACACGGAACCTCGATCGGCGGGGTAATCGTGGACGGGGGCAAGTTCGATTGGAAAGCCAGCGGCAAGTTCCCCGGTTTGACCGAGCCCGACCCGAGCTATCATGGGGTTGTTTACACCGATGCGGTCGGACCGATCGCGTATATTATCAAGGCCCGCGTGCAGCTGCTTCGCGATCTGGGCATGGCCTTGTCGCCATTCAACGCGTTTCTGCTTCTGCAGGGCTTGGAGACGCTGCACCTGCGCATGGAACGCCACAGCTTCAACGCCTTGGAAGTGGCGAAGTTTCTCGAACGGCATGAGGCTGTCGAATGGGTCAGCTACCCTGGGCTGGAAAGCCATCATGATCATGCATTAGCCAAGAAGTACTTGCCTAAAGGCCAGGGAGCCATACTCACCTTCGGCATCAAGGGTGGTGTGGATGCAGGACGCAAGGTGATCAATTCGGTGAAGCTCTTCTCGCATCTCGCGAACGTCGGCGATTCGAAGTCCCTGATCATCCATCCGGCGAGTACCACCCATCAGCAATTGACGGACCAGGAGCAGCAAACCGCCGGGGTATCTCCGGGCATGATTCGTCTGTCCATCGGAACGGAAGCGATCGGCGACATCATTCATGACTTGGATCAAGCGATCAAAGCCAGCCAGCAATAA
- a CDS encoding ComEA family DNA-binding protein, translating into MFLNGERSIRTKLLLFILLMVVAAVAVVYSVRERANVDGQWMAVNDDMNRLLQESAKPISGDDQANVSGQRAKGGHPSGSADISAKAQTKRPETEANQAETQTNGPAEAKRTEAQGNQAETQGNRAPLQPPGEQLININLASLQELDLLPGIGPSKAKAIVDYRSANGEFRSIDEIMKVKGIGPQIFGKLKSRITVGNQPDQVAVSRPKNSRE; encoded by the coding sequence ATGTTTTTAAATGGAGAGCGAAGCATTAGGACCAAGCTTCTTCTTTTTATTCTCCTCATGGTTGTCGCGGCAGTTGCGGTCGTTTACTCCGTTCGGGAAAGGGCGAACGTTGACGGGCAGTGGATGGCGGTTAATGATGACATGAATCGCTTGCTGCAGGAAAGCGCGAAGCCGATCTCTGGGGACGATCAGGCAAACGTCAGCGGACAGCGGGCAAAGGGAGGCCATCCTTCCGGTTCGGCAGACATTTCCGCTAAGGCTCAGACAAAGAGGCCGGAGACTGAGGCAAACCAGGCAGAGACTCAGACAAACGGGCCGGCCGAGGCAAAGCGGACAGAAGCTCAGGGAAACCAGGCGGAGACTCAGGGAAACCGTGCCCCGCTGCAACCCCCTGGCGAGCAGTTGATCAATATTAATCTGGCAAGCTTGCAGGAGCTTGATCTTTTGCCGGGGATCGGCCCAAGCAAGGCGAAGGCGATCGTTGATTATCGCAGCGCAAACGGGGAGTTCCGGTCCATTGATGAAATCATGAAGGTGAAAGGAATCGGCCCGCAAATTTTCGGCAAACTGAAGAGCAGAATCACCGTAGGGAATCAACCGGATCAGGTCGCCGTCAGCCGTCCGAAGAACAGCCGCGAATGA
- the leuS gene encoding leucine--tRNA ligase, with product MPQESKELGYNPLVIEPKWQKFWEVNKTFKVSIDDAKPKFYALDMFPYPSGAGLHVGHPEGYTATDIVSRYKRMRGFNVLHPMGWDAFGLPAEQHALDTGQHPRDITFKNIDNFRRQIKSLGFSYDWDREFSTTDPEYYKWTQWIFIQLYKKGLAYVAEVPVNWCPALGTVLANEEVIDGKSERGGHPVIRKPMRQWVLKITEYAERLLEDLEELDWSESIKEMQRNWIGKSTGAEVHFEIEGLKPTDVNGGKAGSSDNNAGNGGNDVSEVLDDNRLTVFTTRPDTLFGATYCVLAPEHKLVDKIVTAEQKQAVQDYQEQTARKSDLERTDLAKDKTGVFTGAYAINPVNGGRIPIWIADYVLAGYGTGAIMAVPGHDQRDWEFAAKFGLPIIEVVKGGDVRSEAYAGDGEHVNSDFINGLGNKEAIAKMIDWLEHNGKGQRKVTYKLRDWLFSRQRYWGEPIPILHLEDGTMKPVPEDQLPLLLPDVDQIKPSGTGESPLANVTDWVNTIDPETGLKARRETNTMPQWAGSCWYYLRFIDPHNDKEICSPQLQEKWLPVDLYIGGAEHAVLHLLYARFWHKVLYDLGIVATKEPFHKLVNQGMILGENMEKMSKSRGNVINPDEIVGQYGSDTLRMYEMFMGPLEATKPWNANGVEGTFKFLNRIWRLFVTEEGTLNPKITDGDGSDDFLRVWHRTIKKVTEDLEALRFNTAISQLMIFVNEANKTDQLPRKAMEHFVQMLSPIAPHIAEELWQRLGHSDTVTYESWPEYEERLTVDNEVEIVIQINGKIIDRAMIPSDLTESGMQELALQMERVKEALAGKTIRKVITVKGKLVNIVPG from the coding sequence ATGCCGCAGGAGTCAAAAGAACTCGGCTATAATCCGCTGGTCATTGAGCCGAAATGGCAGAAATTCTGGGAAGTCAACAAAACCTTCAAGGTGTCGATTGATGATGCGAAGCCGAAATTTTACGCATTGGACATGTTTCCGTATCCATCCGGCGCAGGGCTGCATGTCGGCCATCCGGAGGGGTATACGGCAACCGACATTGTCTCAAGGTACAAGCGCATGAGAGGCTTCAACGTGCTGCATCCGATGGGCTGGGATGCTTTCGGCCTGCCGGCGGAACAGCATGCGCTGGATACGGGCCAGCATCCGCGGGATATCACCTTCAAGAACATCGACAATTTCCGTCGGCAGATCAAATCGCTCGGCTTTTCGTATGATTGGGACAGGGAATTCAGCACGACGGATCCGGAATATTACAAATGGACCCAGTGGATTTTCATCCAGCTGTACAAGAAAGGCTTGGCTTATGTCGCCGAAGTGCCGGTGAACTGGTGTCCCGCTTTGGGGACCGTGCTGGCGAACGAAGAGGTCATCGACGGCAAAAGCGAGCGCGGCGGTCATCCGGTCATCCGCAAGCCGATGCGGCAGTGGGTGCTGAAAATTACCGAATATGCCGAACGTCTGCTGGAAGACCTCGAGGAATTGGACTGGTCCGAAAGCATCAAGGAAATGCAGCGCAACTGGATCGGCAAATCGACCGGCGCGGAAGTGCATTTCGAGATCGAGGGACTTAAGCCGACCGACGTCAATGGCGGGAAGGCCGGAAGCAGCGATAATAACGCTGGCAACGGCGGGAACGATGTATCAGAAGTATTAGACGATAACCGTTTGACTGTTTTCACCACTCGTCCGGATACGCTTTTTGGAGCGACCTACTGTGTGCTTGCGCCCGAGCATAAGCTGGTGGACAAGATCGTCACCGCCGAGCAGAAGCAGGCGGTCCAAGACTATCAGGAGCAGACGGCCCGCAAGAGCGATCTGGAAAGAACGGATCTGGCCAAGGACAAGACCGGCGTATTTACCGGCGCCTATGCGATCAATCCGGTAAACGGCGGCAGAATTCCCATCTGGATTGCCGACTATGTGCTGGCCGGATACGGGACCGGCGCCATTATGGCCGTTCCGGGACACGATCAGCGAGACTGGGAATTCGCCGCAAAGTTCGGGCTGCCGATCATCGAGGTGGTTAAAGGCGGAGATGTGCGAAGCGAAGCCTACGCGGGCGACGGAGAGCATGTCAATTCCGATTTCATCAACGGTCTGGGCAATAAGGAAGCGATCGCTAAAATGATCGATTGGCTGGAGCATAACGGAAAGGGACAACGGAAGGTCACCTATAAGTTGAGGGACTGGCTGTTCAGCCGCCAGCGTTATTGGGGCGAACCGATTCCGATTCTGCATCTCGAGGACGGAACGATGAAGCCTGTTCCGGAGGACCAGCTTCCGCTTCTGCTTCCGGATGTCGATCAGATCAAGCCGTCCGGAACGGGCGAATCGCCGCTGGCCAATGTTACCGACTGGGTGAACACGATCGATCCCGAAACTGGGCTGAAGGCGCGGCGGGAAACGAATACGATGCCTCAATGGGCGGGAAGCTGCTGGTATTATCTGCGCTTCATCGATCCCCATAACGATAAGGAAATTTGTTCTCCGCAGCTGCAGGAGAAATGGCTGCCTGTCGATTTGTACATCGGCGGAGCGGAGCATGCCGTGCTTCATCTGCTTTACGCACGTTTCTGGCATAAGGTTTTGTACGATCTTGGCATTGTCGCGACGAAGGAGCCTTTCCACAAGCTGGTCAATCAGGGGATGATCCTTGGAGAGAACATGGAAAAAATGAGCAAGTCCCGCGGCAACGTCATCAATCCCGATGAAATTGTCGGCCAGTACGGCTCAGACACTCTGCGCATGTATGAAATGTTCATGGGGCCCTTGGAGGCGACGAAACCGTGGAATGCCAACGGCGTTGAAGGAACGTTCAAGTTTTTGAACCGGATCTGGCGCTTGTTCGTCACCGAGGAGGGGACATTGAATCCCAAAATCACCGACGGTGACGGCAGCGACGATTTCCTTCGGGTGTGGCACAGAACGATCAAAAAGGTGACCGAGGATCTTGAGGCGCTGCGCTTCAACACCGCGATCAGCCAGCTGATGATTTTTGTCAATGAAGCCAACAAAACGGATCAATTGCCGCGGAAAGCGATGGAGCATTTCGTGCAGATGCTCTCGCCGATCGCCCCGCATATTGCCGAGGAGCTCTGGCAAAGACTTGGCCATAGCGACACCGTCACCTATGAATCGTGGCCGGAATATGAAGAGAGGCTGACGGTCGATAACGAAGTGGAAATCGTCATTCAGATCAACGGAAAAATTATCGACAGAGCCATGATCCCATCGGATTTGACGGAAAGCGGAATGCAGGAGCTGGCGCTGCAGATGGAACGAGTAAAAGAAGCCCTTGCGGGCAAAACGATCCGCAAAGTCATCACCGTAAAAGGGAAATTGGTCAATATTGTCCCAGGCTGA
- a CDS encoding DNA-3-methyladenine glycosylase I — protein sequence MTTRCGWLNADPLYIDYHDREWGVPLHDDGSLFELLILEGAQAGLSWWTILNKRERYRQVFDQFDPQLIARYDERKLEELMSDKGIVRNRLKICGAVRNAQAFLEVREKFGSFDAYIWRFVDGRPKLNSWQSLTEVPASTAESDAMSRDLTQRGFTFVGPTICYAFMQAAGMVNDHTADCFRHQELCGKTAIGDHGNDVP from the coding sequence ATGACGACAAGATGCGGCTGGCTGAACGCAGATCCGCTTTATATCGACTACCATGACCGGGAATGGGGGGTTCCGTTGCATGATGACGGCAGCCTGTTCGAGCTGCTGATCCTCGAAGGCGCTCAGGCGGGCCTGAGCTGGTGGACCATCCTCAATAAGCGCGAGCGTTACCGGCAAGTATTCGATCAATTTGATCCGCAGCTTATTGCCCGGTATGACGAGCGGAAATTGGAAGAGCTGATGTCGGACAAGGGGATTGTGCGCAATCGTCTGAAAATCTGCGGCGCGGTGCGGAATGCGCAGGCTTTTCTGGAAGTGAGGGAGAAATTCGGCAGCTTTGACGCGTACATTTGGCGGTTTGTCGATGGCAGACCGAAGCTCAACAGTTGGCAGTCGCTGACAGAAGTGCCGGCAAGTACGGCAGAATCGGATGCGATGAGCAGAGACCTGACCCAAAGGGGATTCACCTTTGTCGGTCCGACTATTTGCTATGCGTTCATGCAGGCTGCGGGGATGGTCAACGATCATACGGCCGACTGCTTCCGCCATCAGGAATTATGCGGCAAAACAGCGATCGGTGATCATGGGAACGACGTCCCGTAA
- the comER gene encoding late competence protein ComER, with protein sequence MNVGFIGTGSMGSILIEAFIRSNALHAEQIIAGNRTRSKAEKLAEQYPGIRVADSNAEIAADSTIVFICVKPMEYKKVIDEISGVMSADQIVVSITSPVLIKHLEEMLPCKIAKVIPSITNYELSGATLCMYGNRMGQEDRELLESLLKQISTPMPVSEQYTRIISDLSSCGPAFLAFFIRKFIEAAVAKTGIPEAEATLLASQMVVGTGKLLTSGGFTPETLERRVAVPGGITEAALKLLERELCGVFDQLVDTTHEKYDEDLLKVEMNFLEQQADQH encoded by the coding sequence ATGAACGTGGGTTTTATCGGAACCGGAAGCATGGGGAGTATTCTCATTGAGGCCTTCATCCGTTCCAATGCGCTGCATGCCGAACAAATCATTGCCGGCAACCGTACCCGCAGCAAAGCAGAGAAGCTGGCGGAACAGTATCCCGGCATCCGGGTTGCCGACTCCAATGCCGAAATCGCCGCCGACAGCACAATCGTCTTCATCTGCGTCAAACCTATGGAATACAAAAAGGTCATCGACGAAATCAGCGGGGTCATGTCCGCAGATCAAATAGTCGTTTCAATTACAAGCCCGGTATTGATTAAGCATCTTGAGGAAATGCTGCCCTGTAAAATCGCCAAGGTGATCCCCAGCATCACGAATTACGAATTGAGCGGCGCTACGCTGTGCATGTACGGGAACAGAATGGGACAAGAGGACCGGGAGCTTCTGGAATCCCTGCTGAAGCAGATCAGTACCCCGATGCCCGTCTCTGAGCAATATACCCGGATCATCTCCGATCTGTCCAGCTGCGGCCCGGCATTCTTAGCGTTCTTTATCCGCAAGTTCATCGAAGCCGCAGTGGCCAAAACCGGAATTCCGGAGGCCGAAGCCACCCTGCTGGCCAGCCAAATGGTGGTGGGAACTGGGAAGCTTCTGACATCCGGGGGATTTACGCCAGAAACCTTGGAGCGGAGGGTGGCCGTGCCCGGAGGCATCACCGAAGCGGCGTTGAAGCTGTTGGAACGTGAGCTTTGCGGCGTTTTTGATCAGCTCGTTGATACGACCCATGAGAAATACGACGAAGATCTGTTAAAGGTGGAAATGAATTTCCTCGAACAACAAGCGGATCAGCATTAG
- a CDS encoding deoxycytidylate deaminase: MSTSIRKDWDTYFMDIAFMAATRSQCPRRHVGAVLVQGKKLLGSAYNGAPMGVPDCSEAGCMLVEEFEVKQVDGQEQMVRKERCIRTIHAEQNLLLFTDRKDREGSTVYVTDQPCWTCANMLANSGITEIVYLRTYPKDSDKVVNLMQHKGITFRQLESYQPPAGIAEASPK, encoded by the coding sequence ATGAGCACATCCATCCGCAAGGACTGGGATACTTATTTTATGGACATTGCGTTCATGGCGGCGACCCGCTCGCAGTGCCCGCGCAGGCATGTCGGGGCCGTGCTGGTGCAGGGCAAAAAACTGCTGGGCTCGGCTTACAACGGAGCTCCCATGGGCGTGCCGGACTGTTCCGAAGCGGGCTGCATGCTGGTGGAGGAATTTGAAGTCAAGCAGGTCGACGGGCAGGAACAGATGGTCCGCAAAGAAAGATGCATTCGGACGATTCATGCGGAGCAGAACCTGCTGCTGTTTACCGACCGCAAGGATCGGGAAGGCTCGACCGTCTATGTCACCGACCAGCCGTGCTGGACATGCGCCAATATGCTTGCCAACAGCGGGATCACGGAGATCGTGTATCTTCGGACCTACCCGAAGGACAGCGACAAGGTCGTCAATCTGATGCAGCATAAAGGCATCACCTTCAGGCAATTGGAGAGCTATCAGCCGCCTGCCGGAATTGCCGAAGCCAGTCCGAAGTAA